In Gadus chalcogrammus isolate NIFS_2021 chromosome 1, NIFS_Gcha_1.0, whole genome shotgun sequence, one DNA window encodes the following:
- the oard1 gene encoding ADP-ribose glycohydrolase OARD1 has translation MSSEVENPSSDLPPESAEERCTVSYVSGDLFSCPEDEALAHCISEDCRMGAGIAVLFKKKFNGVEELKAQKKIPGQCAVLERGRRYVYYLITKSKASQKPTYDSLRRSLVDMKTQCTLNGVTRISMPRIGCGLDRLKWEKVSEMLEQVFKHTDIYITVYSLPDNTTTVKRHL, from the exons ATGTCATCCGAAGTAGAAAATCCGAGCTCTGACCTACCGCCGGAG tcAGCAGAAGAGCGATGCACCGTGAGCTACGTGAGCGGGGATCTGTTCTCCTGTCCCGAGGACGAGGCGCTGGCCCATTGCATCAGTGAGGACTGCCGCATGGGGGCAGGCATCGCCGTTCTATTCAAGAAGAAGTTCAACGGGGTGGAGGAACTGAAGGCACAGA AAAAAATCCCAGGGCAATGTGCTGTACTGGAAAGAGGCAGACGATATGTATACTATTtg ATCACAAAGAGCAAGGCCAGCCAAAAGCCAACGTATGACAGCCTTAGACGCAGTCTGGTGGACATGAAGACCCAGTGTACCTTGAACGGAGTCACCAGGATATCAATGCCACG GATTGGCTGTGGCCTCGATCGACTGAAATGGGAAAAGGTGTCTGAGATGCTGGAACAGGTTTTCAAACACACTGATATCTACATCACAGTCTACAGCCTTCCTGATAATACCACAACAGTGAAACGACATCTGTAG